The sequence AAAATTGTTGAGTTAACTCATTTACTTAATTTCTCAATTCCAAAACCAAAACGTATGGATGCACAATTAAAAAAATTCATGGATTATGTGATCGCCAAAAACCCCTCCGAGCCTGAGTTTTACCAGGCTGTTCAGGAAGTGGCAGAGACCATTTTCCCTTATTTGGACGAAAACCCAAAATACAAGGCAGCCAAAGTCTTCGAACGAATGATCGAACCGGAGCGGATCATTATCTTCCGGGTGCCTTGGATTGACGACAAAGGGGAAGTCCAAATCAACCGGGGCTTCCGGATTGAAATGAACAGCGCCATAGGTCCTTATAAAGGAGGCCTGCGTTTTCACCCCACCGTTAACCTGGGCATCCTGAAGTTCCTGGCTTTTGAACAAGTCTTTAAGAACAGCCTGACCTCTTTGCCCATGGGGGGCGGAAAAGGCGGCAGTGATTTCGATCCCAAAGGAAAAACCGACAATGAAGTGATGCGTTTTTGCCAGAGCTTTATGACCGAACTTTTCCGCCACATTGGCCCTGATACCGACGTGCCTGCAGGCGATATCGGGGTAGGTGGCCGTGAGGTTGGTTTTATGTTTGGCCAGTACAAAAGGCTGAAAAACGAGTTTACAGGGGTTTTGACCGGAAAGGGCATTGAATATGGCGGCAGCCTCATCAGGCCGGAGGCCACTGGTTATGGCTGCGTATATTTTGCACAGGAGATGCTTAGTACCATTAATGAAGGACTCAAGGGTAAAGTGGCTGCCGTCAGTGGTTCAGGTAACGTGGCTCAATATGCTACCCAAAAACTGATCGAACTGGGTGCAAAAGTGGTCACCCTTTCTGACTCCAATGGCTACATCTTTGACAAAGATGGCATTGATGCCGAAAAACTAGCCTTTATTCAGCACCTGAAGAATGTTAAGCGGGGCCGCATTCGCGAATATGCTGACCAGTTTGGCTGCAAATATGTGGAGGGCGTCTCACGTCCCTGGCATGAGGTATGTGACATTGCTCTGCCCTGTGCAACCGAAAATGAATTGAATGAGGAGGAAGCAAAAACCCTAGTGAAGAATGGTTGCATCTGCGTTTCGGAAGGTGCTAATATGCCTTCCACTCCCGATGCTGCAGAAGTCTTCCTCAATAACAAGATCCTGTATGGTCCTGGTAAGGCAGCGAATGCCGGTGGCGTTGCAACCTCAGGACTTGAAATGAGCCAAAACTCATTGCGGCTTTCCTGGACCAGAGAAGAAGTAGACCAGCGCCTGCATAACATAATGATCAACATTCACAAAACCTGCCTGCAGTTTGGCAAGGAAGAAGACGGATATGTTAATTATGTGAAGGGAGCCAATATCGGTGGTTTCGTAAAAGTAGCCGATGCCATGATGGCCCAGGGTTATGTGTAATTGATTGCGTTGATTTCCAAAAAGGGGCCTTACGGGCCCTTTTTTTATAATTCGGGCTGAAGGAAAGCATCAGCAATTATTGCCGCCGCATTGCCTATCCCATATAATCCGGAAGTGAATTCCGGCCGTTTTTTGTTTAGCATGTCAAAGGCTTCCACGATGGCTTTTTTACTGGTGCCACTGACCAGGTTGTATCCAGCATCAACAAGTTCTGTCCATTCAGTTTCCTTTCGAAGGGTGATACAAGGGCGTTCAGCAAAATAGGCCTCTTTTTGCAATCCGCCACTGTCGGTGAGTACCATATGACTTTTCTCCAGCAGATAAAGGATCTCAAGATAGCTCACGGGCTCAATCACTGTAATGCTTTCGATCAGGTTAGGTACATCCGTGTGGTTTAATACATTAAAGGTGCGTGGGTGTATGGGCAACACCAGGGGAAACTCAGCAGCAATCTCATTTAGGGCTTCCACAATTTCCTTCAGAGTCTCCGGCTGATCCGTGTTCTCAGCCCGGTGAAGGGTCACCAGCCCAAACTTTGCAGGCAGTTTAAGTTTTTTTGGGGCTTTTCGCATATCCGAAAAGTGAAGATAGGCATCGTACATCACATCGCCTGTAAGCAATACCCGGTTATCGAAATGGTCAAAACCTTCCCGCTCCAAGTTATCCAGGGCCACTTGTGAAGGACAGAAAAGCAAATCAGCGATCCGATCGGTGAGGATCCGGTTGATCTCTTCAGGCATAGCCATATTAAACGAACGCAGGCCTGCTTCCACATGGGCAACTGGCAAACCGATCTTTTTTGCAGCCAGGGCCCCGGCCAGTGTTGAGTTGGTGTCACCGTATACCATTACCCAATCGGGATTTTCCTTTAGCATGACTTCCTCGGCCCGCTCCAGCATGCGACCTGTCATGGCACCATGCGGAAGGTTATGAATTGCCAGATTATAAGCAGGTTCGGGAATGTGCATTTGTTCAAAG comes from Bacteroides sp. and encodes:
- the gdhA gene encoding NADP-specific glutamate dehydrogenase, translated to MDAQLKKFMDYVIAKNPSEPEFYQAVQEVAETIFPYLDENPKYKAAKVFERMIEPERIIIFRVPWIDDKGEVQINRGFRIEMNSAIGPYKGGLRFHPTVNLGILKFLAFEQVFKNSLTSLPMGGGKGGSDFDPKGKTDNEVMRFCQSFMTELFRHIGPDTDVPAGDIGVGGREVGFMFGQYKRLKNEFTGVLTGKGIEYGGSLIRPEATGYGCVYFAQEMLSTINEGLKGKVAAVSGSGNVAQYATQKLIELGAKVVTLSDSNGYIFDKDGIDAEKLAFIQHLKNVKRGRIREYADQFGCKYVEGVSRPWHEVCDIALPCATENELNEEEAKTLVKNGCICVSEGANMPSTPDAAEVFLNNKILYGPGKAANAGGVATSGLEMSQNSLRLSWTREEVDQRLHNIMINIHKTCLQFGKEEDGYVNYVKGANIGGFVKVADAMMAQGYV
- the wecB gene encoding UDP-N-acetylglucosamine 2-epimerase (non-hydrolyzing), with the translated sequence MKKILTIIGARPQFIKAAAVSREIARRKGLKEVIVHTGQHFDHNMSQVFFEQMHIPEPAYNLAIHNLPHGAMTGRMLERAEEVMLKENPDWVMVYGDTNSTLAGALAAKKIGLPVAHVEAGLRSFNMAMPEEINRILTDRIADLLFCPSQVALDNLEREGFDHFDNRVLLTGDVMYDAYLHFSDMRKAPKKLKLPAKFGLVTLHRAENTDQPETLKEIVEALNEIAAEFPLVLPIHPRTFNVLNHTDVPNLIESITVIEPVSYLEILYLLEKSHMVLTDSGGLQKEAYFAERPCITLRKETEWTELVDAGYNLVSGTSKKAIVEAFDMLNKKRPEFTSGLYGIGNAAAIIADAFLQPEL